One Pseudochaenichthys georgianus chromosome 7, fPseGeo1.2, whole genome shotgun sequence DNA segment encodes these proteins:
- the LOC139434162 gene encoding NF-kappa-B essential modulator-like, which translates to MKLVGGALCRRLEEAERALALKQDLIDKLKEEVEQQKGSLETVPVLTAQAEIYKADFLAEREAREKLNQKKEELQDQLTQALTEIDRLKQEATSR; encoded by the exons gGGAGGCGCTCTGTGCCGCCGGCTGGAGGAGGCGGAGCGGGCGCTGGCCCTGAAGCAGGACCTCATAGATAAACTGAAGGAGGAGGTGGAGCAGCAGAAAGGCTCTCTGGAGACCGTGCCCGTCCTCACTGCACAG GCTGAGATCTACAAGGCAGATTTCCTAGCAGAGCGAGAAGCGAGAGAGAAGCTGAACCAGAAgaaggaggagctgcaggatcAGCTGACTCAGGCCCTGACTGAGATTGACAGGCTCAAACAGGAAGCCACATCACGGTaa